CTAGGTTCAAGCCTCGAGCTCAGAGGTCGCCCGCCCCCGAGAAGACCAGCACCGCCACGCCGACGAAGTAGAACGCCAGCACGGCGACGCTCTCGAAGCCGATGTTCGCCACCCCGCGTCGCTCGCGACGGATGAGGCCGAGCAGCAGGATCGCGGTCAGCAGGATGGTCAGGCTGATGACGAACAGCGGCTGGGCGCTGACGGCATGGTAGATCGATCCGTCGCGGTAGGCGGCGTCGGCGAAGACGAGGAACAGGACGTCGAAGGTGTTGCCACCGATGATGGCGCCGACGGCGAGCGTCAGGGCGCCCTGGCGTACGGCCGCGACCGAGGTGACCAGCTCGGGCAGCGAGGTGGCGACGGCCGTGAGCAGGGTGCCGACCAGGGTCTCGGACAGGCCGGTGTGGCGGACCAGAGCGATGCCCGAGACGCCGACCAGCCAGCCGGCGACCGCGACGACGGCGACGCTCGCGGCGAAGGCCAGCCACAATCGGCCGGGTTTGCTATGGCGGCCGGAAGTCTCGTCCGGCACGTCGACGAGCGTGTCCACCGTCTGCACCGGCCGCCAGGCCGGGGCGTCGCGGGTCTGCGAGGCAAGCCGCAGGCCGAAGATGTAGACGGCGAGCAGCAGGAACGAGGCCGGATGGACCTGCCACAGCGTCAGCTCCGGGCCGGTTGCGGCGAGCAGTGGCAGCGCCAGCAAGGCGCAGAGGAGGGCGCCGTTGATCAGGTTCGGTACCGAGGCGGCGGCGTGCTCGAGGTTGGCGCGGCGGTAGGCCATGTCGGCGATCGCGAGGAAGGCGGTCTGCACCGCGATCCCGCCGACGGCGTTGCCGACGGCCAGGTCGGCGCGTCCGGCCGCGGCCGTGATCGTCGAGGCCATCACGCCCGGGATCGAGGTGCTGGCACCGAGCAGGACGGCCCCGAAGACCGCCTCACCGAGCCCGGTGACGTCGGCGAGTCGGTCGGCCAGGTGCGCTAGGCGCGTGCCGACGACGGCGATCGCGAGCGTACCGACGGCGAAGAGGAGGAGGGTTACGGTGAGCGAGAGCGACTCGGTGTCGATCATGCGGCGGGCCTTCTGCTGGTCGTCCGTCGTCGAGCGGGGGCGGTGATTGGGATCGAGGCTTACTGTTCGCCGAGCGCGGCTCGGCTGCCGTCGTCGGGTCGAATTCCCGGACATGCAAGGTCGGGTCCACGAATCGGCGGCCGTCGAAAATTGGGGAGGAGGAACCCCAGAAAAGCCAGCAACGCCATTGCGCCTCCTCGTGCCTTGCGGATACCCAGCAGGATGCACCTCGGAGGCCGTCTGGCCGCCGCTTTCGGGATGAATGGGTGCATTTGCACCGACATGGCGGGCAAATGGCCCGTCGCGCACGGGGCTCGGCGTGCGTGTGCGCGACCCCCGACATCGTCCGGGATCATTGGTCCGCTCTTTGCCGAAGGTTTGCTCAGGGCTCCAACCGATGTCGGGCCGCGCCGAGCGTCCGACGGGAGAGATGCCATGACCGACCCCTGGGCCTTTCTCCGCCGGCCGCGGGAAACGCCGCCGAAGCAGCCGCCGGCGCGGCGCCTGCGCCACTGGCACGAGTACGAGCGGGTCGCCGCCGACGCCGGCTGTCGCGCCCAGGCCGAGCGCTGCATGGAGTGCGCGATCCCCTGGTGCCACAGCCATTGCCCGGTCCACAACCTGATCCCGGACTGGAACGCGCTCGTCACCGAGGGCGACTGGCGCGCCGCCTGGGAGCAGCTCGAGTCGACGAACAACTTTCCCGAGCTGACCGGGCGGCTCTGTCCGGCCCCCTGTGAAGACGCCTGTACGCTGCGCCTCGCCGAGGCGCCGGTGACGATCCGTGCGATCGAGCTGGCGATCGCCGAGCGCGCCTTCGCCGCCGGCTGGGTCCAGCCGCAGCCCGCGACGGCGACCGACGACGGCGGCAGCGAGCGCAGTCGTCGCCAGGTCGCCGTCGTCGGCTCCGGGCCCGCCGGGCTCGCCTGCGCCCAGCAGCTCGCCCGTGCCGGCTATCGGGTGACCGTCTACGAGCGCGACGCGCAACCCGGTGGCCTGCTGCGCTACGGCATCCCGGATTTCCGGCTCGAGAAGGGCGTCCTCGACCGGCGCGTCGCGCAGATGCAGGCCGAGGGCGTGGCGTTCCGCACCGGGGTGGCGGTCGGCACCGACCTCGACGCCGAGGCGCTGCGCCGCTCCGTCGACGCCCTGGTACTGGCCAACGGCTGCGCCGAGCCGCGCGACATCGCACCGCCCGGCCGCGAACTCGGCGGCGTCCACTTCGCGCTCGACTACCTGACGCAGCAGAACCGGCGGCTCGGCGGCGAGGCCGTGCCGACCGCCGGGCGCATCGACGCGCACGGCCGCGACGTCGTCGTCATCGGCGGCGGCGACACAGGTGGCGACTGCGTCGGCACCGCGATCCGCCAAGGGGCGCGTAGCGTCGTGCAGATCCAGTATCACGCCGCGCCGCCGCACCATGGGGATGTCCTCCAGCACTGGCCGCAGCCGGTTCCGGAACTGGCGTCGAACGACCACGACGCCGAGGGCAACCGCCGCCTCTGGGGCTGGGAGACGGTCGGCTTCGAGGGTGATGAAGGCCGGGTCGCCGGCGTGCGGCTGCAACGGCTGCGCTGGGCCGAGGGCGATGACGGCCGGCCGCGGCGCGAGCCGGTCCCGGGCCACGATCGCACGCTGCCCGCCCAGCTCGTCCTGGTCGCGATCGGCTACCGCCACCCGGAGCACGCCGGCGCCATCGCCGACCTGCACACGGCCCTGACCGGCCGCGGCCTGATCGCCGCCGACGATCGCGACTACCGCACCAGCCGCGACAAGGTCTTCGCCTGCGGTGACGCCCGCCGCGGCCAATCGCTGATCGTCTGGGCGATCCGCGAAGGCCGCCAGTGCGCCGCCGCCGTCGACCGCTGGCTCGCCGGCGGCACCGATCTGCCGCGAGTGTAGGCGCCAGACGAGGTCTCGGCGGGGGTGGTCCGGAACCACAAGGGCGCGAAGGATGGAAGAGCCCGGGCGGCAGACCATGGAGGCCAGGCGGGAATTTTCGGCAGGCTGGGGCGAGGGCGGACCCCGGCATTCACGGGTGTCAGAGGTAGTAACCGCCGGAATCCGTCGGCGAATTCAGGTCCGCGCTCGATCGTCAGCGTCAGGGAAAGGCGAATCCGCTCGAACTGCCTCGCGGCGAGCCGACGCGGCCGATCTCATCGTTCGGCGATGAGCCCCCGTAGCGCGCGCACCTGCTCGACCGCGGCCGTTTGGCCGAGCTTGGCGAAGGCCGCCTCGGCCTCGTCCAGCACCGTCAGCGCGTCGTCCCTATGTCCGCCCATCGTGAGGACCTGGGCCAGCAGCAGGCCGACCGCGCCGATGCCGTCCGGCCGGCCGAGCCGCCGCAGGATCTCGTAAGAGGCCGCGAGGTCGTCGTAAATGGCCTGGATCCCCCCGGTCTCGTGCTCGCCGCGCTCGAGTCGCAGCCGGGCGCGTGCGAATCGGACGTGGGCGATGCCATCGATATCGCCCAGGCGCTCGAAGGTCGCAAGCCTTTCCTCATGGAGCGCGAGTGCCTCGTCGAGGTTGCCGCGTGCCTGGAGGATGTCGGCGATCTTCCCCTGGGTGACGGCCTTCTCGCGCACGTCGCCGAGGCGCTCGTAGACGGGGAGCTCCTCTTCGGTGCGGATGCGCAGTGCCTCGTCGAGGTTGTCGCGTGCCTGGAGGATGTCGGCGATCTTCCCCTGGGTGACGGCCTTGGAGCGCACGTCGCCGAGGCGCTCGAAGACGGGGAGCTGCTCTTCGGTGCGGATGCGCAGTGCCTCGTCGAGGTTGCCGCGGGCCTGGAGGATGTCGGCGATGTACCCCTGGGTGACGGCCTTGGAGCGCACGTCGCCGAGGCGCTCGTAGACGGGGAGCTCCTCTTCGGTGCGGATGCGCAGTGCCTCGTCGAGGTTGCCGCGGGCCTGGAGGATGTCGGCGATGTACCCCTGGGTGAAGGCCTTGGAGCGCACGTCGCCGAGGCGCTCGTAGACGGGGAGCTCCTCTTCGGTGCGGATGCGCAGTGCCTCGTCGAGGTTGCCGCGGTCCTGGAGGATGTCGGCGATCTTCCCCTGGGTGACGGCCTTGGAGCGCACGTCGCCGAGGCGCTCGTAGACGGGGAGCTGCTTTTCGGTGCGGATGCGCAGTGCCTCGTCGAGGTTGCCGCGGGCCTGGAGGATGTCGGCGATCTGCCCCTGGGTGACGGCCTTCTCGCGCACGTCGCCGAGGCGCTCGTAGACGGGGAGCTGCTCTTCGGTGCGGATGCGCAGTGCCTCGTCGAGGTTGCCGCGGGCCTGGAGGATGTCGGCGATCTTCCCCTGGGTGACGGCCTTGGAGCGCACGTCGCCGAGGCGCTCGAAGGCGATGAGCATTTCGTCGGTCAGGATGCGCAGGGCCTCGTCGAGGTTGCCGCGTGCCTGGAGGATGTCGGCGATCTTCCCCTGGGTGACGGCCTTGGCGCGCACGTCGCCGAGGCGCTCGTAGACGGGGAGCTGCTCTTCGGTGCGGATGCGCAGTGCCTCGTCGAGGTTGCCGCGTGCCTGGAGGATGTCGGCATAACCTCCCCTAGCGATCGCCCATTCCCGCTCCTGGTTGGCGGCGAGAAAGCCTTGAGCCGCCGCCTCGAAGGCGGCGGCCGCAGCTTCGGTCGCGCCGAGCTGTTGCTGGCGGCGGGCGACATAGAGCATGGCCCCGGCCTGCTCGGCCGGGTCGTCGCCCTCCGCTTGGAGCCGGTTCAGCATCTCGTCCAGGGCTGCGCTGTCGCCGAGGCGCTCGGCGCAGTCGCAGGCGATTAGCCGCAGCCCGTGCGGCGGTGTCCCTCCGAGCGCCTGGAGCCGGGCGAGGACCGGCTGCACGACCTGCTCGAAGGCGGCAGGCGCCGCGTGCCGATCGGCGAACAGCCAGCGGGCGGCGGCCTCGGCGGCCTGTCCGAGGACCTCGGTGTCCGGCACCGCGGCGGCGAGGGCGAGGCGGGTCAGCTCCAGCGCGCGGGCGTCCTGGGCGAAGCCGCCGTCCGGTCGTCGCCAGCTCTGGGCCAGCGGCTCGGCGCTGGCCGCGGCGATGGTCTGCGTCAGGGTCTCGTCCGGCGCCGGAACGAGCGGCCGGGCGAGGGGGTTCGCGGCGGCCTGGTCGAGGCCGGCGAGTTGGCCCCAGTCGTCGGCGAGGCCGAGGCCGAGTAGGCGGTCGATGGCCGCCGCCGGGTCGGCGACGCCGGCCGCGGCGCCCGCCGCCTCCAGGCCCGGGCGCGGGATCGGTAGATCGACCGAGAAGACGCAGAGGGCGCGCAGCATCGCGGCCTGCCCCGCGGTCAGCGCGTCGCGGTAGGTCGCGAAGGCCATCCGGCGGAAGAAGGCGAGGACCGCGTTGGCCTGGTCCCCGGCCGCGCCGTCGGCGAGCAGCCGCTCGACCTCGGCTGGCGGGGCGCCGGTGCGCCGGAAGTGCGCGATGGCGTCCAGCGCCGCGGCGGCGGCCTCCAGCTCGCCGCGCAGGATCGGCGTCGTCAGCGTCGCCTGGAGGCCCGGATTGCCGGCGGCGAGGTCGAGCGCGCGCTCGACCAGGCCGAGGCCGTCGGCGCCGAGGTCCGCGACGCGGGTCCGACGGGCGGCAGCCCGCAACTGCTTGAGGCGGTCGCCGGCCTCGAGCGGCTGGAGCGGGACGCGGACGAGCCCGTCGGCGAGGTCGCCGCCCTGGCCGTCCGGCAAGGTGAAGCGGTAGCGGCTCGTGACGAGGAGCCGGGAGTCGGTCTGGGCGCGGGCGAAGGCCGTCAGGATCGCCGCCAGCGGGGCGCGATGGGCCGGCTCGACCGGTGTCGCCGCCTGCCCTGGCGCCGGCCGCGCCAGGATCCGCTCCATGTCGTCGACGATCAGCAGGATCGGGTCGCGGTCGAGCGGCCCGACGAGCAGCTCCTCGAGCGCCTCGGCCAGCGCCGCGGGGTTGGCCTGGACGGCGTCGCGCCAAGCCGCGTTGGCGGCGGCGCGTGCGCCGGGCGGCAGGGCCGCGACGACGCGGTCGAGGACGGTCAGGGGGTCGTAGCGCTCGAAGACGACGACGGTGCGGTGTCCGGTCAGGCGGCTGGCGATGCGGGCCGCCAGGCTCGACTTGCCGAGGTTGCCCATGCCGTGGATCAGCACGCCGCGCCGCCCGTCGCGGAAGGCACGGAGCACCGCTTGGGCGGCGCGGCGGCGGCCGACGAACTCGCTGCGCCTGGCGACCGGCACCTCGCCGCGCTCGGCATCGAGGAACTGCGCTTCGTAGGCGGCGCCCGGCGGCCGACGCTTGTCGCCGTCCTTGGCCGTCAGCGGGCCGCCGCCGCGCGGGCCGAGGTAGAGGCGCGCCAGGTGCCAGTGGCGGCCGCGGGTGCCGCGCGGGTCCGGGTCGTCGGCGAGGGTCGCGCGGCGCAGCGCCAGCCGGGCCAGGGCCGCGGCCCGCGCGATCCGTTCGCGCCCGGCGAGTTCGCCGTAGAAGGTCTCGGCGAAGGCCATGGCGTCGGCGTCGTAGACGGAGCCGTCCCAGCCGAGCACGCTTGGCACGCCGGCACGGATCAGCGCCCGGGCGAAGGGTTCGAAGCGCTCGCCCGGGTCGTCGGGCCGCTCGGCGGTGCGGCAGGCGGAGAGGAAGACGAGCGGCGTGCGCTCCGGCTCGCCGAGCCGCACGACCAGTTCGCCGGGTGCGATCGCGGCGAGATCGCCGACGGCGTCCTCGAGCGCCAGCAGCGGGCCGCGCTCGGTGTCGATGGTGCCGTGGCAGGAGAGGTGCAAGGTCTCGAACGGGCCGTCCAGGTCGAGCCGCTCGCCGAGCGGGTCGGCCGCGCCGCTCTCCTCGACGACCAGGTGCAGCGGTAGGCGGGCGGTCGCCTCGAGGATCGCCGCCTCCTCGGCCTCGAAGTCGAGCACCTGCTGGCCGGCCGGGGCCGCGGCCATGAAGAGGAGCTGCAGGTCGGCGTGCGGCGGCGCCAGGGGCTCGCCCGGCGGGCCGATGCGGCGAGCCAGTTCCAGGGGCTGCACCGCGTCGTCGGCCAGGTGCCCGGCGCGGTTCGCGAGGAGCTCCCAGGGGGCGTCGAGCAGCGCCTGCGCGAGCGGCTCGGCCGGGTCCGCGACGCGGATCTCGAGCGCCCGCGGCCCGGTCGCGGCCGCCCAGGCCGAGACCCAGCCGGTGGCGTCGAGCCAGTCGAACAGCTCGCGGCCGATCGCGAGGAGGGCGTCGGCGTCGTCGCGGCGGACGGCCCGCTCGTAGCGCTGCGCCCAATCCTCGAGGCGCGGCCGCGCCGCGTCGCCGGCAAGGCGAAGTTCGGCGGGGCGGGTGTTCGGGGAGCGGCAGAGCAGGTCGCTGCCGTAGTGTTCGATCGTCGCCTGCATCGAAGCGTCCTTCTTCCTGGCCCGGGACGCGGGCAGGATAGCACGGCGACGCGGGTGGTCCGGACCTGCACGCTACGGGCGGCGCCGGCCCGGCGCGAGGACCTGGGCCAGGAGCAGGCCGACGGTGCCGAATCGCCCGGCTATTCGGTCAGGGCCCCGTTGGCGGCGGGGATGTCCGCGGGCGGGGCCTCGGCCGCGTCGCCGTCCTTGCCGCGTCCCTCGATCAGCCCGTACTTCTGGACGCGATAGCGCAGCGTCTCGCGGGTGGTGCCGAGGGCGCGGGCGGCGGCCGTGACGTTGTAGCTGGTGCGCTCCAGCGCCGTGCGGATGATGTAGCTGTCCATCTCATCGAGGGCCATGCTGCCGTCGAGCGGGATGATGAGGCGGTTGCCGTCGACGTCCGGGCCACTGCTCGGGCGCCGAGCACCGTGGCCGAGCTGCATCCATTCGACCGGGAAGACGTCATCCTCGGCGAGCAGCACGGCTCGCTCGATGACGTTGCGCAGCTCACGGACATTGCCCGGCCAGTCGTAGTCACGCATCAGCCGGTAGACCTCGGTCGGCACCTGGCGAACGCGGCGCCCGGAGCGGGCGTTGTATTCGTCGATCAGGGCCGGGACCAGTTGTTCGAGGTCGTCGAGGCGCTCGCGCAGCGGCGGCAGCTCGAGGCGGAAGACGCTGAGGCGGTGGAACAGATCGCTGCGGAAGCTACCGTCGCTCACGCGCTCGTCGAGATTGCGGTTGCTCGCGGCGATGATCTGGACGTCGATGTCGATCGTCTTCTCGGCACCGAGACGGCGTAGGCGGCGGTCTTCGAGCACCGTGAGGAGCTTCGTCTGAAGCTCCAAGTCCATCTCGGCGATCTCATCGAGGAACAAGGTGCCCTCGTGGGCCTGCTCCATGTAGCCGCGGTGGCGGCCCTTGGCGCCAGTGAAGGCGCCGGCCTCGTGACCGAACAGCTGCGATTCGAGCAGCTCGCGCGGCAGCGCCGCGCAATTGACCTCGACCATCGGTCCATCGGCGCGCGGGCCCGAGTGGTGGAGGATGCGCGCGACCAGGCCTTTACCGGTGCCGGTTTCGCCGCCCAAGATCAGGGCGCTGAACGGCACCTGGGCGAGTTTGGCGATCATCTGCCGCGTCTTTTCGGTGATCTCGCTGGTGCCGATGTAGGACTCCGGCGTGTAGCGGCGGCTGCGGTCGGCCCCCTGAAAGTGCAGGCGCCGTTGGGCGAGGCCGCTGCGCCTGGCGCCGGCGACGACGAGCTCCAGGCGGGAGATCGGGCAGGGCTTCTCGAGGAAGTCGTAGGCACCGAGGCGCAGCGCGCGGACCGAGTCGGGCACGCTGCCGTAGCCGGTGAAGAGGATCCATTCGCCGGGCGTCTTGGCCGCGCGTGCTTGTTCCAGCAGATCGAGCGCGTTGCCGTCGGGCAGACTCATGTCGGCGATGATGACGAGTGGCTCGCTGTTGTCTTCGAGCACGGCCTTGCGTGCCTCGGCCAGCGTGGTCGCGAGCTCTACGTCCCAGCCTCGCTGGGCGAAATGGCGCTTCAACTCGCGGCCGAAGGCCACGTCGTCTTCGATGATCAGTAACGAATTGGCCATCAAGCCTCACCACGTACGCGCTGCACGTAATCCGGTACCGGGCCTGCGGCGGCCTGCGGTGGCGTGAGCGCGTCTAAGATCTGAAAGATGTCGACCATACCGAGGATCGGACCTTGCGGGGCCTTGACCAGCACCGCCGGCTGGCGTTGCCGGCTGATGAGCTCCGCGACTTCCTCCAACGGGGTTTCCGGGGGACAGCATACCGGATCCGGTCGTATCAGGGCCCCGACCTTGTCTTCGGTCGGCGCCGCGGCGTTGCCGAGGCGATAGGCGAGGTCCTGCACGGAGAGCGTGCCGATGACGTCGCCCTGGTCGTCGACCACGGGCAGTGCCACGCAGCCACCGTCCCTCATTCGCTCGGCCGCGGCGGTCAGGGAATCCCCGGCCTGTACCGAGGGCAGGGCCGTCTGCATCGCTTGTACCAGTGTCATGCGTGTTCCCCCCTGTCGGATATTGCCTGGGACTCGGCTGCGGAGTCCCGTTTGCGATAGTGGGCGATTACGCTCATAAGCCGTTGCCTTTCGACTGTGAGAAGCCAGTCTGGCGCTATTCTCTGATCGCCGGGACCGGATGCAACGTCAAGGAAAGGGCGGCGTGCCTGCCGCATCCGTGCCCAGAACGGATACCTCCGGGTGGCGTGTCGTGATGCGCTGTTCGATCCGTCCGACCTCGCTGTCGCCGAGTGCCAATACCATCAGGAGCTCGCCGCGCTCCAGGGCCGCGAGCTGGGGTTCGACGGAGCGGTTCATCGCGTCGTTGCGTTGCTGTGCCCATGCCGCCCCGACGGTGGCGCCGAGGGCAGGCAGCAGCACCATGCCGAGCGCGCCGGTGTAGCCGGCCGCGACCAACAGGAAAGCGATCGCCAGCAGCGCAGCGCCCCCGAACAGGGCACCCTGGCCGAGCGCCTGGGCCGGCGTGAGAAAGCGGATGCGCGTCACCGGCAGGTCGGGCGGCCGGGTGGCGTGGATCCGGATGCGTTCGGGCGCGATACCATCGGCCTGGAGCTCTTCGACGAGCCGGCGCGCCTTCTCTGGGCTGCGGATCCGTAGATAGGTGTTCATCGACATATCGCTCCCGAGATGATTCGGTCGGCGGGGCAGGACTGTGGGCGAGGACGCCACGAGTCCCTCTCCGGCACTGGCGATACCGCCGCCGCGGCGGTGTTCGCTCCAATGCGTGGTTCAGGGAAGCGCCGAGTGTTGAGTGCCAACCGTGCGGGCACGGACCCGGCATGAGGCAAGTCGGAGATGGCGTTTCCGACTCTCCTGCTGATCCTTGGCCCGAAAGGCCAGAAAACGGTGCTTCCTCGGGCTCTCCAGCAAGAGGAATGCCGCGTCGGCCCCTCTATGCCGGCCCGCCCTCGGCTGCGCGCTGGACGAAAGGCCCTGCTGCATCAGTGTCGAGGGCGCAGGCGCCCGAATGGCCATCCGAGTCGGACATACCGTTGGCTGTAATCCACCGAATTCGGGGGAAATGGCCCTTGGAGCTAGTCACTCACCCGGCCGGCGAGCGCAATTCGTGCAAGGTGCCGTGGATCAGGATCGCCGATCGCCCGACGCGATGTCTCGCGGAGGGCCTCCATGTCGGTCTTGGCGGTGTCATGGCCCGACGTTTGCTGGACAACCCGGCATCCTGCATCCTGAAGATTCTTTCATCGTGAAGGGAGGGTTGCGGGTCCGGCAGGGATAGGATGAAAGCTCGGTGGGGTCGGTTTTGCGGCAATTACCCGGTGGCCGGCCGGCAGAAAGAAAGAGACTGTAATGAGACGCTAGAGAGATGACCTTGAGCCATTCGCACAAGTGTTTCCCGTCCGCAGAAGAGGCGGGAGTCGAGGTCTGGGAGCGTCTCGCCGACCTGGAACGCCGCTCGCTGCTCGCCGAGCAGGCACGTCAACTGGCCCATCGCATGCGGACACCGCTCAATGTCATCGAGCTGATCTGCGAGACGCTGCAGATCGAACTCCAACACGAACAGAACAAGGCAGAGCGGCTCGATTCCGTGCTCGATGCCGTCGCCCGGCTTTCGACCACCTTGACCGATACGGTCAAATCGAACCGTTTTACGCCCGGGCCAGCGCGTGCCGCAGACGCGGTCGAGCTCGCGGCGCAGCTGGTGCGGCTGCACGGGGGCGAGGTCGATGGCGTGATCGCCGCTGGTCCGTGGCCCAGGGTCATGATCGACCCCAAGGCGTTCGAGGCGGCGATCCTGCATGCGCTGCGATTGATCGGTGTCGGCGGGCAGCCGCGCCCGAGGCCCATCCTCCAGTGCGAGGTGGTCGACGGCGTGCTCAAGGTGCGCCTGGCGGCGAACGGGGTAGCCCGCGCCCCGGCGGGGATGCTGAACCGTGATTCCTTGATGGCCCTGGCTGCCGAGCGCGTCGCGCGCGACAGTGGCGGCAAACTCGCGCTCGACGAGGGGGCGGTGACCTTTCTCCTGCCGGTCGCCGAGGACTGAGCGCCGGCGGCGAGCATGCGTGCGGCCGGGGAAGCCCGGCCGCACCCGGCCGTTCGATCAGACCAGGACGCCTGAGGAGAAGCTATAGCTGTCGAGGATGTTGACGTAGTTGGCGCGCTCGAGCTGCGCCGGATCGGCGACCGTGAGGGCGCTGACGCGGCCGCGGAAGTCGTCGACCGATGAGAAGTCCTGTTGGCCCATCCAGGCCTCGATGCCAGCGCGCACGTTGGCGATATGGGCCGGGCCCTTGGTCAGCAGGGCGCTGCACAGGTGGACCACATCCGCCCCGGCGAGCAGCAGCTTGATCGCATCGGCCGCCGTGTGCACGCCGCCGGTGGCACCGAGCGATAGGCCGGTGCGGCCGTAGAGGATCGCGATCCAGCGCATCGCCAGCAGGGCCTCGGCGGAGGTCGACGGATGCAGGGTCGGTTGCAGCCGCAGGTTGTCGATGTCGATATCCGGTTGATAGAAGCGGTTAAACAGGGCCACGCCGTCGGCGCCGGCGGCGGCCATTTGCTTGACCATGTGCCCGACCGAGCTGAAGGCCGGCGAGAGCTTCATGTTGATCGGCAGCGAGACGTGGCTGCGCAGGTCGCGCAGCAGCGCCAGGTAGCGTTCTTCGACCTGGGCACCGCTCTGTTCGATGTCGCCGGCGACATAGTAGACGTTGAGCTCCAGGGCATCGGCACCGGCCTCTTCGAGGACCTTGGCGTGGCTGACCCAGCCGCCCGGCGTGACGCCGTTGAGGCTGGCGATGACCGGGATGTCGAGGGCGGCCTTGAGCTTCCGCAGCTGCTCCAGGTACTGCTCCTGCGCGCCGGCGAAGTCGGGGAAGTCCGGCAGGAAGCCGGTGCTGGTCTCGGCGAAGCCGATATCCTGCTGGTGCAGGAAGCGCACCATCGATTCGGCCTCGGCCGTGATCGCCTCCTCGAACAGCGACCACATGATCAGCGCCCCGGCGCCGTTGTCCTCGAGCTCCTTGGCCATGTCGAGATTGCGCGACAGCGGCGAGGCCGAGGGGACCAGCGGGCTCTTGAGGGTCAGCCCCAGGTATTTGGTGGTGAGATCCATGGCATTCTCCAGCGAAAAGTGATCCGGTTTCGTTGCGTACCGCGCGGGGCGTAGGGCGCTGCCGTCACGATCGACGACAGCGCCCGGTCGGTTGGCCCGGCGGCTGTCAGGCCTTCTCGGGGGCCTTCTCGACGGCCAGCCGCGCGAGCTGCTCGTAGAGGCTGAAGCGCGTCTGCACGTGCGCCTGGGCGAGGCGCATGTAGCGCTCGGCGTCGTCCGGATGGGTGCGGTTCAGCAGGTTGAAGCGGGTCTCGCTGGCGAGGAAGTCGCGGTACGGCAGGCTCGGCGCCT
This portion of the Thioflavicoccus mobilis 8321 genome encodes:
- a CDS encoding CHAT domain-containing protein, giving the protein MQATIEHYGSDLLCRSPNTRPAELRLAGDAARPRLEDWAQRYERAVRRDDADALLAIGRELFDWLDATGWVSAWAAATGPRALEIRVADPAEPLAQALLDAPWELLANRAGHLADDAVQPLELARRIGPPGEPLAPPHADLQLLFMAAAPAGQQVLDFEAEEAAILEATARLPLHLVVEESGAADPLGERLDLDGPFETLHLSCHGTIDTERGPLLALEDAVGDLAAIAPGELVVRLGEPERTPLVFLSACRTAERPDDPGERFEPFARALIRAGVPSVLGWDGSVYDADAMAFAETFYGELAGRERIARAAALARLALRRATLADDPDPRGTRGRHWHLARLYLGPRGGGPLTAKDGDKRRPPGAAYEAQFLDAERGEVPVARRSEFVGRRRAAQAVLRAFRDGRRGVLIHGMGNLGKSSLAARIASRLTGHRTVVVFERYDPLTVLDRVVAALPPGARAAANAAWRDAVQANPAALAEALEELLVGPLDRDPILLIVDDMERILARPAPGQAATPVEPAHRAPLAAILTAFARAQTDSRLLVTSRYRFTLPDGQGGDLADGLVRVPLQPLEAGDRLKQLRAAARRTRVADLGADGLGLVERALDLAAGNPGLQATLTTPILRGELEAAAAALDAIAHFRRTGAPPAEVERLLADGAAGDQANAVLAFFRRMAFATYRDALTAGQAAMLRALCVFSVDLPIPRPGLEAAGAAAGVADPAAAIDRLLGLGLADDWGQLAGLDQAAANPLARPLVPAPDETLTQTIAAASAEPLAQSWRRPDGGFAQDARALELTRLALAAAVPDTEVLGQAAEAAARWLFADRHAAPAAFEQVVQPVLARLQALGGTPPHGLRLIACDCAERLGDSAALDEMLNRLQAEGDDPAEQAGAMLYVARRQQQLGATEAAAAAFEAAAQGFLAANQEREWAIARGGYADILQARGNLDEALRIRTEEQLPVYERLGDVRAKAVTQGKIADILQARGNLDEALRILTDEMLIAFERLGDVRSKAVTQGKIADILQARGNLDEALRIRTEEQLPVYERLGDVREKAVTQGQIADILQARGNLDEALRIRTEKQLPVYERLGDVRSKAVTQGKIADILQDRGNLDEALRIRTEEELPVYERLGDVRSKAFTQGYIADILQARGNLDEALRIRTEEELPVYERLGDVRSKAVTQGYIADILQARGNLDEALRIRTEEQLPVFERLGDVRSKAVTQGKIADILQARDNLDEALRIRTEEELPVYERLGDVREKAVTQGKIADILQARGNLDEALALHEERLATFERLGDIDGIAHVRFARARLRLERGEHETGGIQAIYDDLAASYEILRRLGRPDGIGAVGLLLAQVLTMGGHRDDALTVLDEAEAAFAKLGQTAAVEQVRALRGLIAER
- a CDS encoding sodium:calcium antiporter; its protein translation is MIDTESLSLTVTLLLFAVGTLAIAVVGTRLAHLADRLADVTGLGEAVFGAVLLGASTSIPGVMASTITAAAGRADLAVGNAVGGIAVQTAFLAIADMAYRRANLEHAAASVPNLINGALLCALLALPLLAATGPELTLWQVHPASFLLLAVYIFGLRLASQTRDAPAWRPVQTVDTLVDVPDETSGRHSKPGRLWLAFAASVAVVAVAGWLVGVSGIALVRHTGLSETLVGTLLTAVATSLPELVTSVAAVRQGALTLAVGAIIGGNTFDVLFLVFADAAYRDGSIYHAVSAQPLFVISLTILLTAILLLGLIRRERRGVANIGFESVAVLAFYFVGVAVLVFSGAGDL
- a CDS encoding glutamate synthase subunit beta; amino-acid sequence: MTDPWAFLRRPRETPPKQPPARRLRHWHEYERVAADAGCRAQAERCMECAIPWCHSHCPVHNLIPDWNALVTEGDWRAAWEQLESTNNFPELTGRLCPAPCEDACTLRLAEAPVTIRAIELAIAERAFAAGWVQPQPATATDDGGSERSRRQVAVVGSGPAGLACAQQLARAGYRVTVYERDAQPGGLLRYGIPDFRLEKGVLDRRVAQMQAEGVAFRTGVAVGTDLDAEALRRSVDALVLANGCAEPRDIAPPGRELGGVHFALDYLTQQNRRLGGEAVPTAGRIDAHGRDVVVIGGGDTGGDCVGTAIRQGARSVVQIQYHAAPPHHGDVLQHWPQPVPELASNDHDAEGNRRLWGWETVGFEGDEGRVAGVRLQRLRWAEGDDGRPRREPVPGHDRTLPAQLVLVAIGYRHPEHAGAIADLHTALTGRGLIAADDRDYRTSRDKVFACGDARRGQSLIVWAIREGRQCAAAVDRWLAGGTDLPRV
- a CDS encoding CBS domain-containing protein, giving the protein MTLVQAMQTALPSVQAGDSLTAAAERMRDGGCVALPVVDDQGDVIGTLSVQDLAYRLGNAAAPTEDKVGALIRPDPVCCPPETPLEEVAELISRQRQPAVLVKAPQGPILGMVDIFQILDALTPPQAAAGPVPDYVQRVRGEA
- a CDS encoding sigma-54-dependent transcriptional regulator encodes the protein MANSLLIIEDDVAFGRELKRHFAQRGWDVELATTLAEARKAVLEDNSEPLVIIADMSLPDGNALDLLEQARAAKTPGEWILFTGYGSVPDSVRALRLGAYDFLEKPCPISRLELVVAGARRSGLAQRRLHFQGADRSRRYTPESYIGTSEITEKTRQMIAKLAQVPFSALILGGETGTGKGLVARILHHSGPRADGPMVEVNCAALPRELLESQLFGHEAGAFTGAKGRHRGYMEQAHEGTLFLDEIAEMDLELQTKLLTVLEDRRLRRLGAEKTIDIDVQIIAASNRNLDERVSDGSFRSDLFHRLSVFRLELPPLRERLDDLEQLVPALIDEYNARSGRRVRQVPTEVYRLMRDYDWPGNVRELRNVIERAVLLAEDDVFPVEWMQLGHGARRPSSGPDVDGNRLIIPLDGSMALDEMDSYIIRTALERTSYNVTAAARALGTTRETLRYRVQKYGLIEGRGKDGDAAEAPPADIPAANGALTE